The Anser cygnoides isolate HZ-2024a breed goose chromosome 19, Taihu_goose_T2T_genome, whole genome shotgun sequence genome contains a region encoding:
- the ZNF207 gene encoding BUB3-interacting and GLEBS motif-containing protein ZNF207 isoform X3: MGRKKKKQLKPWCWYCNRDFDDEKILIQHQKAKHFKCHICHKKLYTGPGLAIHCMQVHKETIDAVPNAIPGRTDIELEIYGMEGIPEKDMEERRRLLEQKTQAESQKKKQQDDSDEYEDDESAASTSFQPQQVQPQQGYIPPMAQPGLPPVPGAPGMPPGIPPLMAGVPPMMPGMPPVMPGMPPGMMPMGGMMPPGPGIPPLMPGMPPGMPPPVGPRPGMPPMTQAQPVTAPGILNRPPAPAASAPTPQPPVTKPLFPSAGQMGTPVTSSSTASSNSESLSASSNALFPSTAQAAAAVPGPVGTDFKPLNSTPATTTEPPKPTFPAYTQSTASTTSTTNSTAAKPATSITSKPATLTTTSATSKLIHPDEDISLEERRAQLPKYQRNLPRPGQASLGNPPVGPIGGMMPPQPGIPPQQQGMRPPMPPHGQYGAHHQGMPGYLPGAMPPYGQGPPMVPPYQSGPPRPPMGMRPPVMSQGGRY; encoded by the exons ATGGGCCGTaagaagaagaagcagctgAAGCCTTGGTGCTG GTATTGTAACAGAGATTTTGATGATGAAAAAATCCTTATACAGcatcaaaaagcaaagcactttAAATGCCATATATGTCATAAGAAATTGTATACGGGACCTGGTTTAGCTATACACTGCATGCAG gtACATAAAGAAACAATAGATGCTGTTCCAAATGCTATTCCTGGAAGAACAGACATTGAACTGGAAATTTATGGCATGGAGGGCATTCCAGAAAAAGATATGGAGGAACGGAGAAGGTTACTTGAACAAAAAACTCAGG CAGAaagccagaaaaagaaacaacaagaTGATTCTGATGAGTATGAAGATGATGAATCTGCAGCTTCAACTTCATTTCAACCCCAGCAAGTTCAGCCACAGCAGGGGTACATTCCCCCAATGGCACAACCAGGTTTGCCTCCTGTGCCAGGTGCACCAGGGATGCCTCCAG gTATACCGCCATTAATGGCAGGTGTTCCACCAATGATGCCTGGCATGCCTCCAGTGATGCCTGGGATGCCACCTGG GATGATGCCGATGGGTGGAATGATGCCCCCTGGGCCAGGAATACCACCTCTTATGCCTGGTATGCCACCAG GTATGCCGCCACCTGTTGGTCCTCGTCCTGGGATGCCTCCAATGACACAAGCACAGCCTGTTACAGCACCAGGCATCCTTAACAgacctccagctcctgctgcgtCAGCACCTACCCCTCAGCCTCCAGTTACTAAACCACTCTTTCCGAGTGCAGGGCAG ATGGGGACACCTGTCACAAGCTCAAGTACAGCTTCCTCCAATTCAGAAAGTCTGTCAGCATCTTCTAACGCTCTGTTTCCTAGCACAGCACAA GCTGCAGCGGCTGTTCCAGGTCCAGTTGGTACTGATTTCAAACCTTTGAATTCTACACctgcaacaacaacagaacCCCCCAAGCCTACATTCCCTGCTTACACACAGTCTACAGCCTCAACCACTAGCACAACAAACAGTACTGCAGCTAAGCCAGCTACATCTATAACAAGTAAGCCTGCTACCCTTACGACAACCAGTGCAACCAGTAAGTTGATCCATCCAGATGAGGATATATCGCTG GAAGAGAGAAGGGCACAGTTGCCTAAATACCAGCGTAATCTTCCTCGGCCAGGACAAGCTTCCTTGGGTAATCCACCAGTTGGACCAATTGGAGGTATGATGCCACCACAGCCAGGAATTCCTCCACAGCAACAAGGGATGAGACCTCCCATGCCACCTCATG gTCAGTATGGTGCTCATCACCAGGGCATGCCAGGATATCTTCCTGGGGCGATGCCTCCTTATGGTCAGGGACCTCCGATGGTGCCCCCCTACCAAAGTGGACCTCCTCGTCCTCCAATGGGAATGAGACCTCCTGTAATGTCGCAAGGTGGCCGCTACTGA
- the ZNF207 gene encoding BUB3-interacting and GLEBS motif-containing protein ZNF207 isoform X1 produces the protein MGRKKKKQLKPWCWYCNRDFDDEKILIQHQKAKHFKCHICHKKLYTGPGLAIHCMQVHKETIDAVPNAIPGRTDIELEIYGMEGIPEKDMEERRRLLEQKTQAESQKKKQQDDSDEYEDDESAASTSFQPQQVQPQQGYIPPMAQPGLPPVPGAPGMPPGIPPLMAGVPPMMPGMPPVMPGMPPGLHQQRKYMQSFCGGNMMMPMGGMMPPGPGIPPLMPGMPPGMPPPVGPRPGMPPMTQAQPVTAPGILNRPPAPAASAPTPQPPVTKPLFPSAGQMGTPVTSSSTASSNSESLSASSNALFPSTAQAAAAVPGPVGTDFKPLNSTPATTTEPPKPTFPAYTQSTASTTSTTNSTAAKPATSITSKPATLTTTSATSKLIHPDEDISLEERRAQLPKYQRNLPRPGQASLGNPPVGPIGGMMPPQPGIPPQQQGMRPPMPPHGQYGAHHQGMPGYLPGAMPPYGQGPPMVPPYQSGPPRPPMGMRPPVMSQGGRY, from the exons ATGGGCCGTaagaagaagaagcagctgAAGCCTTGGTGCTG GTATTGTAACAGAGATTTTGATGATGAAAAAATCCTTATACAGcatcaaaaagcaaagcactttAAATGCCATATATGTCATAAGAAATTGTATACGGGACCTGGTTTAGCTATACACTGCATGCAG gtACATAAAGAAACAATAGATGCTGTTCCAAATGCTATTCCTGGAAGAACAGACATTGAACTGGAAATTTATGGCATGGAGGGCATTCCAGAAAAAGATATGGAGGAACGGAGAAGGTTACTTGAACAAAAAACTCAGG CAGAaagccagaaaaagaaacaacaagaTGATTCTGATGAGTATGAAGATGATGAATCTGCAGCTTCAACTTCATTTCAACCCCAGCAAGTTCAGCCACAGCAGGGGTACATTCCCCCAATGGCACAACCAGGTTTGCCTCCTGTGCCAGGTGCACCAGGGATGCCTCCAG gTATACCGCCATTAATGGCAGGTGTTCCACCAATGATGCCTGGCATGCCTCCAGTGATGCCTGGGATGCCACCTGG ATTACatcaacaaagaaaatacatgcagTCATTTTGTGGTGGAAACAT GATGATGCCGATGGGTGGAATGATGCCCCCTGGGCCAGGAATACCACCTCTTATGCCTGGTATGCCACCAG GTATGCCGCCACCTGTTGGTCCTCGTCCTGGGATGCCTCCAATGACACAAGCACAGCCTGTTACAGCACCAGGCATCCTTAACAgacctccagctcctgctgcgtCAGCACCTACCCCTCAGCCTCCAGTTACTAAACCACTCTTTCCGAGTGCAGGGCAG ATGGGGACACCTGTCACAAGCTCAAGTACAGCTTCCTCCAATTCAGAAAGTCTGTCAGCATCTTCTAACGCTCTGTTTCCTAGCACAGCACAA GCTGCAGCGGCTGTTCCAGGTCCAGTTGGTACTGATTTCAAACCTTTGAATTCTACACctgcaacaacaacagaacCCCCCAAGCCTACATTCCCTGCTTACACACAGTCTACAGCCTCAACCACTAGCACAACAAACAGTACTGCAGCTAAGCCAGCTACATCTATAACAAGTAAGCCTGCTACCCTTACGACAACCAGTGCAACCAGTAAGTTGATCCATCCAGATGAGGATATATCGCTG GAAGAGAGAAGGGCACAGTTGCCTAAATACCAGCGTAATCTTCCTCGGCCAGGACAAGCTTCCTTGGGTAATCCACCAGTTGGACCAATTGGAGGTATGATGCCACCACAGCCAGGAATTCCTCCACAGCAACAAGGGATGAGACCTCCCATGCCACCTCATG gTCAGTATGGTGCTCATCACCAGGGCATGCCAGGATATCTTCCTGGGGCGATGCCTCCTTATGGTCAGGGACCTCCGATGGTGCCCCCCTACCAAAGTGGACCTCCTCGTCCTCCAATGGGAATGAGACCTCCTGTAATGTCGCAAGGTGGCCGCTACTGA
- the ZNF207 gene encoding BUB3-interacting and GLEBS motif-containing protein ZNF207 isoform X7, producing MGRKKKKQLKPWCWYCNRDFDDEKILIQHQKAKHFKCHICHKKLYTGPGLAIHCMQVHKETIDAVPNAIPGRTDIELEIYGMEGIPEKDMEERRRLLEQKTQAESQKKKQQDDSDEYEDDESAASTSFQPQQVQPQQGYIPPMAQPGLPPVPGAPGMPPGIPPLMAGVPPMMPGMPPVMPGMPPGMMPMGGMMPPGPGIPPLMPGMPPGMPPPVGPRPGMPPMTQAQPVTAPGILNRPPAPAASAPTPQPPVTKPLFPSAGQAAAAVPGPVGTDFKPLNSTPATTTEPPKPTFPAYTQSTASTTSTTNSTAAKPATSITSKPATLTTTSATSKLIHPDEDISLEERRAQLPKYQRNLPRPGQASLGNPPVGPIGGMMPPQPGIPPQQQGMRPPMPPHGQYGAHHQGMPGYLPGAMPPYGQGPPMVPPYQSGPPRPPMGMRPPVMSQGGRY from the exons ATGGGCCGTaagaagaagaagcagctgAAGCCTTGGTGCTG GTATTGTAACAGAGATTTTGATGATGAAAAAATCCTTATACAGcatcaaaaagcaaagcactttAAATGCCATATATGTCATAAGAAATTGTATACGGGACCTGGTTTAGCTATACACTGCATGCAG gtACATAAAGAAACAATAGATGCTGTTCCAAATGCTATTCCTGGAAGAACAGACATTGAACTGGAAATTTATGGCATGGAGGGCATTCCAGAAAAAGATATGGAGGAACGGAGAAGGTTACTTGAACAAAAAACTCAGG CAGAaagccagaaaaagaaacaacaagaTGATTCTGATGAGTATGAAGATGATGAATCTGCAGCTTCAACTTCATTTCAACCCCAGCAAGTTCAGCCACAGCAGGGGTACATTCCCCCAATGGCACAACCAGGTTTGCCTCCTGTGCCAGGTGCACCAGGGATGCCTCCAG gTATACCGCCATTAATGGCAGGTGTTCCACCAATGATGCCTGGCATGCCTCCAGTGATGCCTGGGATGCCACCTGG GATGATGCCGATGGGTGGAATGATGCCCCCTGGGCCAGGAATACCACCTCTTATGCCTGGTATGCCACCAG GTATGCCGCCACCTGTTGGTCCTCGTCCTGGGATGCCTCCAATGACACAAGCACAGCCTGTTACAGCACCAGGCATCCTTAACAgacctccagctcctgctgcgtCAGCACCTACCCCTCAGCCTCCAGTTACTAAACCACTCTTTCCGAGTGCAGGGCAG GCTGCAGCGGCTGTTCCAGGTCCAGTTGGTACTGATTTCAAACCTTTGAATTCTACACctgcaacaacaacagaacCCCCCAAGCCTACATTCCCTGCTTACACACAGTCTACAGCCTCAACCACTAGCACAACAAACAGTACTGCAGCTAAGCCAGCTACATCTATAACAAGTAAGCCTGCTACCCTTACGACAACCAGTGCAACCAGTAAGTTGATCCATCCAGATGAGGATATATCGCTG GAAGAGAGAAGGGCACAGTTGCCTAAATACCAGCGTAATCTTCCTCGGCCAGGACAAGCTTCCTTGGGTAATCCACCAGTTGGACCAATTGGAGGTATGATGCCACCACAGCCAGGAATTCCTCCACAGCAACAAGGGATGAGACCTCCCATGCCACCTCATG gTCAGTATGGTGCTCATCACCAGGGCATGCCAGGATATCTTCCTGGGGCGATGCCTCCTTATGGTCAGGGACCTCCGATGGTGCCCCCCTACCAAAGTGGACCTCCTCGTCCTCCAATGGGAATGAGACCTCCTGTAATGTCGCAAGGTGGCCGCTACTGA
- the ZNF207 gene encoding BUB3-interacting and GLEBS motif-containing protein ZNF207 isoform X6, which produces MGRKKKKQLKPWCWYCNRDFDDEKILIQHQKAKHFKCHICHKKLYTGPGLAIHCMQVHKETIDAVPNAIPGRTDIELEIYGMEGIPEKDMEERRRLLEQKTQESQKKKQQDDSDEYEDDESAASTSFQPQQVQPQQGYIPPMAQPGLPPVPGAPGMPPGIPPLMAGVPPMMPGMPPVMPGMPPGLHQQRKYMQSFCGGNMMMPMGGMMPPGPGIPPLMPGMPPGMPPPVGPRPGMPPMTQAQPVTAPGILNRPPAPAASAPTPQPPVTKPLFPSAGQAAAAVPGPVGTDFKPLNSTPATTTEPPKPTFPAYTQSTASTTSTTNSTAAKPATSITSKPATLTTTSATSKLIHPDEDISLEERRAQLPKYQRNLPRPGQASLGNPPVGPIGGMMPPQPGIPPQQQGMRPPMPPHGQYGAHHQGMPGYLPGAMPPYGQGPPMVPPYQSGPPRPPMGMRPPVMSQGGRY; this is translated from the exons ATGGGCCGTaagaagaagaagcagctgAAGCCTTGGTGCTG GTATTGTAACAGAGATTTTGATGATGAAAAAATCCTTATACAGcatcaaaaagcaaagcactttAAATGCCATATATGTCATAAGAAATTGTATACGGGACCTGGTTTAGCTATACACTGCATGCAG gtACATAAAGAAACAATAGATGCTGTTCCAAATGCTATTCCTGGAAGAACAGACATTGAACTGGAAATTTATGGCATGGAGGGCATTCCAGAAAAAGATATGGAGGAACGGAGAAGGTTACTTGAACAAAAAACTCAGG AaagccagaaaaagaaacaacaagaTGATTCTGATGAGTATGAAGATGATGAATCTGCAGCTTCAACTTCATTTCAACCCCAGCAAGTTCAGCCACAGCAGGGGTACATTCCCCCAATGGCACAACCAGGTTTGCCTCCTGTGCCAGGTGCACCAGGGATGCCTCCAG gTATACCGCCATTAATGGCAGGTGTTCCACCAATGATGCCTGGCATGCCTCCAGTGATGCCTGGGATGCCACCTGG ATTACatcaacaaagaaaatacatgcagTCATTTTGTGGTGGAAACAT GATGATGCCGATGGGTGGAATGATGCCCCCTGGGCCAGGAATACCACCTCTTATGCCTGGTATGCCACCAG GTATGCCGCCACCTGTTGGTCCTCGTCCTGGGATGCCTCCAATGACACAAGCACAGCCTGTTACAGCACCAGGCATCCTTAACAgacctccagctcctgctgcgtCAGCACCTACCCCTCAGCCTCCAGTTACTAAACCACTCTTTCCGAGTGCAGGGCAG GCTGCAGCGGCTGTTCCAGGTCCAGTTGGTACTGATTTCAAACCTTTGAATTCTACACctgcaacaacaacagaacCCCCCAAGCCTACATTCCCTGCTTACACACAGTCTACAGCCTCAACCACTAGCACAACAAACAGTACTGCAGCTAAGCCAGCTACATCTATAACAAGTAAGCCTGCTACCCTTACGACAACCAGTGCAACCAGTAAGTTGATCCATCCAGATGAGGATATATCGCTG GAAGAGAGAAGGGCACAGTTGCCTAAATACCAGCGTAATCTTCCTCGGCCAGGACAAGCTTCCTTGGGTAATCCACCAGTTGGACCAATTGGAGGTATGATGCCACCACAGCCAGGAATTCCTCCACAGCAACAAGGGATGAGACCTCCCATGCCACCTCATG gTCAGTATGGTGCTCATCACCAGGGCATGCCAGGATATCTTCCTGGGGCGATGCCTCCTTATGGTCAGGGACCTCCGATGGTGCCCCCCTACCAAAGTGGACCTCCTCGTCCTCCAATGGGAATGAGACCTCCTGTAATGTCGCAAGGTGGCCGCTACTGA
- the ZNF207 gene encoding BUB3-interacting and GLEBS motif-containing protein ZNF207 isoform X2, with protein sequence MGRKKKKQLKPWCWYCNRDFDDEKILIQHQKAKHFKCHICHKKLYTGPGLAIHCMQVHKETIDAVPNAIPGRTDIELEIYGMEGIPEKDMEERRRLLEQKTQESQKKKQQDDSDEYEDDESAASTSFQPQQVQPQQGYIPPMAQPGLPPVPGAPGMPPGIPPLMAGVPPMMPGMPPVMPGMPPGLHQQRKYMQSFCGGNMMMPMGGMMPPGPGIPPLMPGMPPGMPPPVGPRPGMPPMTQAQPVTAPGILNRPPAPAASAPTPQPPVTKPLFPSAGQMGTPVTSSSTASSNSESLSASSNALFPSTAQAAAAVPGPVGTDFKPLNSTPATTTEPPKPTFPAYTQSTASTTSTTNSTAAKPATSITSKPATLTTTSATSKLIHPDEDISLEERRAQLPKYQRNLPRPGQASLGNPPVGPIGGMMPPQPGIPPQQQGMRPPMPPHGQYGAHHQGMPGYLPGAMPPYGQGPPMVPPYQSGPPRPPMGMRPPVMSQGGRY encoded by the exons ATGGGCCGTaagaagaagaagcagctgAAGCCTTGGTGCTG GTATTGTAACAGAGATTTTGATGATGAAAAAATCCTTATACAGcatcaaaaagcaaagcactttAAATGCCATATATGTCATAAGAAATTGTATACGGGACCTGGTTTAGCTATACACTGCATGCAG gtACATAAAGAAACAATAGATGCTGTTCCAAATGCTATTCCTGGAAGAACAGACATTGAACTGGAAATTTATGGCATGGAGGGCATTCCAGAAAAAGATATGGAGGAACGGAGAAGGTTACTTGAACAAAAAACTCAGG AaagccagaaaaagaaacaacaagaTGATTCTGATGAGTATGAAGATGATGAATCTGCAGCTTCAACTTCATTTCAACCCCAGCAAGTTCAGCCACAGCAGGGGTACATTCCCCCAATGGCACAACCAGGTTTGCCTCCTGTGCCAGGTGCACCAGGGATGCCTCCAG gTATACCGCCATTAATGGCAGGTGTTCCACCAATGATGCCTGGCATGCCTCCAGTGATGCCTGGGATGCCACCTGG ATTACatcaacaaagaaaatacatgcagTCATTTTGTGGTGGAAACAT GATGATGCCGATGGGTGGAATGATGCCCCCTGGGCCAGGAATACCACCTCTTATGCCTGGTATGCCACCAG GTATGCCGCCACCTGTTGGTCCTCGTCCTGGGATGCCTCCAATGACACAAGCACAGCCTGTTACAGCACCAGGCATCCTTAACAgacctccagctcctgctgcgtCAGCACCTACCCCTCAGCCTCCAGTTACTAAACCACTCTTTCCGAGTGCAGGGCAG ATGGGGACACCTGTCACAAGCTCAAGTACAGCTTCCTCCAATTCAGAAAGTCTGTCAGCATCTTCTAACGCTCTGTTTCCTAGCACAGCACAA GCTGCAGCGGCTGTTCCAGGTCCAGTTGGTACTGATTTCAAACCTTTGAATTCTACACctgcaacaacaacagaacCCCCCAAGCCTACATTCCCTGCTTACACACAGTCTACAGCCTCAACCACTAGCACAACAAACAGTACTGCAGCTAAGCCAGCTACATCTATAACAAGTAAGCCTGCTACCCTTACGACAACCAGTGCAACCAGTAAGTTGATCCATCCAGATGAGGATATATCGCTG GAAGAGAGAAGGGCACAGTTGCCTAAATACCAGCGTAATCTTCCTCGGCCAGGACAAGCTTCCTTGGGTAATCCACCAGTTGGACCAATTGGAGGTATGATGCCACCACAGCCAGGAATTCCTCCACAGCAACAAGGGATGAGACCTCCCATGCCACCTCATG gTCAGTATGGTGCTCATCACCAGGGCATGCCAGGATATCTTCCTGGGGCGATGCCTCCTTATGGTCAGGGACCTCCGATGGTGCCCCCCTACCAAAGTGGACCTCCTCGTCCTCCAATGGGAATGAGACCTCCTGTAATGTCGCAAGGTGGCCGCTACTGA
- the ZNF207 gene encoding BUB3-interacting and GLEBS motif-containing protein ZNF207 isoform X4, with product MGRKKKKQLKPWCWYCNRDFDDEKILIQHQKAKHFKCHICHKKLYTGPGLAIHCMQVHKETIDAVPNAIPGRTDIELEIYGMEGIPEKDMEERRRLLEQKTQESQKKKQQDDSDEYEDDESAASTSFQPQQVQPQQGYIPPMAQPGLPPVPGAPGMPPGIPPLMAGVPPMMPGMPPVMPGMPPGMMPMGGMMPPGPGIPPLMPGMPPGMPPPVGPRPGMPPMTQAQPVTAPGILNRPPAPAASAPTPQPPVTKPLFPSAGQMGTPVTSSSTASSNSESLSASSNALFPSTAQAAAAVPGPVGTDFKPLNSTPATTTEPPKPTFPAYTQSTASTTSTTNSTAAKPATSITSKPATLTTTSATSKLIHPDEDISLEERRAQLPKYQRNLPRPGQASLGNPPVGPIGGMMPPQPGIPPQQQGMRPPMPPHGQYGAHHQGMPGYLPGAMPPYGQGPPMVPPYQSGPPRPPMGMRPPVMSQGGRY from the exons ATGGGCCGTaagaagaagaagcagctgAAGCCTTGGTGCTG GTATTGTAACAGAGATTTTGATGATGAAAAAATCCTTATACAGcatcaaaaagcaaagcactttAAATGCCATATATGTCATAAGAAATTGTATACGGGACCTGGTTTAGCTATACACTGCATGCAG gtACATAAAGAAACAATAGATGCTGTTCCAAATGCTATTCCTGGAAGAACAGACATTGAACTGGAAATTTATGGCATGGAGGGCATTCCAGAAAAAGATATGGAGGAACGGAGAAGGTTACTTGAACAAAAAACTCAGG AaagccagaaaaagaaacaacaagaTGATTCTGATGAGTATGAAGATGATGAATCTGCAGCTTCAACTTCATTTCAACCCCAGCAAGTTCAGCCACAGCAGGGGTACATTCCCCCAATGGCACAACCAGGTTTGCCTCCTGTGCCAGGTGCACCAGGGATGCCTCCAG gTATACCGCCATTAATGGCAGGTGTTCCACCAATGATGCCTGGCATGCCTCCAGTGATGCCTGGGATGCCACCTGG GATGATGCCGATGGGTGGAATGATGCCCCCTGGGCCAGGAATACCACCTCTTATGCCTGGTATGCCACCAG GTATGCCGCCACCTGTTGGTCCTCGTCCTGGGATGCCTCCAATGACACAAGCACAGCCTGTTACAGCACCAGGCATCCTTAACAgacctccagctcctgctgcgtCAGCACCTACCCCTCAGCCTCCAGTTACTAAACCACTCTTTCCGAGTGCAGGGCAG ATGGGGACACCTGTCACAAGCTCAAGTACAGCTTCCTCCAATTCAGAAAGTCTGTCAGCATCTTCTAACGCTCTGTTTCCTAGCACAGCACAA GCTGCAGCGGCTGTTCCAGGTCCAGTTGGTACTGATTTCAAACCTTTGAATTCTACACctgcaacaacaacagaacCCCCCAAGCCTACATTCCCTGCTTACACACAGTCTACAGCCTCAACCACTAGCACAACAAACAGTACTGCAGCTAAGCCAGCTACATCTATAACAAGTAAGCCTGCTACCCTTACGACAACCAGTGCAACCAGTAAGTTGATCCATCCAGATGAGGATATATCGCTG GAAGAGAGAAGGGCACAGTTGCCTAAATACCAGCGTAATCTTCCTCGGCCAGGACAAGCTTCCTTGGGTAATCCACCAGTTGGACCAATTGGAGGTATGATGCCACCACAGCCAGGAATTCCTCCACAGCAACAAGGGATGAGACCTCCCATGCCACCTCATG gTCAGTATGGTGCTCATCACCAGGGCATGCCAGGATATCTTCCTGGGGCGATGCCTCCTTATGGTCAGGGACCTCCGATGGTGCCCCCCTACCAAAGTGGACCTCCTCGTCCTCCAATGGGAATGAGACCTCCTGTAATGTCGCAAGGTGGCCGCTACTGA
- the ZNF207 gene encoding BUB3-interacting and GLEBS motif-containing protein ZNF207 isoform X5, whose translation MGRKKKKQLKPWCWYCNRDFDDEKILIQHQKAKHFKCHICHKKLYTGPGLAIHCMQVHKETIDAVPNAIPGRTDIELEIYGMEGIPEKDMEERRRLLEQKTQAESQKKKQQDDSDEYEDDESAASTSFQPQQVQPQQGYIPPMAQPGLPPVPGAPGMPPGIPPLMAGVPPMMPGMPPVMPGMPPGLHQQRKYMQSFCGGNMMMPMGGMMPPGPGIPPLMPGMPPGMPPPVGPRPGMPPMTQAQPVTAPGILNRPPAPAASAPTPQPPVTKPLFPSAGQAAAAVPGPVGTDFKPLNSTPATTTEPPKPTFPAYTQSTASTTSTTNSTAAKPATSITSKPATLTTTSATSKLIHPDEDISLEERRAQLPKYQRNLPRPGQASLGNPPVGPIGGMMPPQPGIPPQQQGMRPPMPPHGQYGAHHQGMPGYLPGAMPPYGQGPPMVPPYQSGPPRPPMGMRPPVMSQGGRY comes from the exons ATGGGCCGTaagaagaagaagcagctgAAGCCTTGGTGCTG GTATTGTAACAGAGATTTTGATGATGAAAAAATCCTTATACAGcatcaaaaagcaaagcactttAAATGCCATATATGTCATAAGAAATTGTATACGGGACCTGGTTTAGCTATACACTGCATGCAG gtACATAAAGAAACAATAGATGCTGTTCCAAATGCTATTCCTGGAAGAACAGACATTGAACTGGAAATTTATGGCATGGAGGGCATTCCAGAAAAAGATATGGAGGAACGGAGAAGGTTACTTGAACAAAAAACTCAGG CAGAaagccagaaaaagaaacaacaagaTGATTCTGATGAGTATGAAGATGATGAATCTGCAGCTTCAACTTCATTTCAACCCCAGCAAGTTCAGCCACAGCAGGGGTACATTCCCCCAATGGCACAACCAGGTTTGCCTCCTGTGCCAGGTGCACCAGGGATGCCTCCAG gTATACCGCCATTAATGGCAGGTGTTCCACCAATGATGCCTGGCATGCCTCCAGTGATGCCTGGGATGCCACCTGG ATTACatcaacaaagaaaatacatgcagTCATTTTGTGGTGGAAACAT GATGATGCCGATGGGTGGAATGATGCCCCCTGGGCCAGGAATACCACCTCTTATGCCTGGTATGCCACCAG GTATGCCGCCACCTGTTGGTCCTCGTCCTGGGATGCCTCCAATGACACAAGCACAGCCTGTTACAGCACCAGGCATCCTTAACAgacctccagctcctgctgcgtCAGCACCTACCCCTCAGCCTCCAGTTACTAAACCACTCTTTCCGAGTGCAGGGCAG GCTGCAGCGGCTGTTCCAGGTCCAGTTGGTACTGATTTCAAACCTTTGAATTCTACACctgcaacaacaacagaacCCCCCAAGCCTACATTCCCTGCTTACACACAGTCTACAGCCTCAACCACTAGCACAACAAACAGTACTGCAGCTAAGCCAGCTACATCTATAACAAGTAAGCCTGCTACCCTTACGACAACCAGTGCAACCAGTAAGTTGATCCATCCAGATGAGGATATATCGCTG GAAGAGAGAAGGGCACAGTTGCCTAAATACCAGCGTAATCTTCCTCGGCCAGGACAAGCTTCCTTGGGTAATCCACCAGTTGGACCAATTGGAGGTATGATGCCACCACAGCCAGGAATTCCTCCACAGCAACAAGGGATGAGACCTCCCATGCCACCTCATG gTCAGTATGGTGCTCATCACCAGGGCATGCCAGGATATCTTCCTGGGGCGATGCCTCCTTATGGTCAGGGACCTCCGATGGTGCCCCCCTACCAAAGTGGACCTCCTCGTCCTCCAATGGGAATGAGACCTCCTGTAATGTCGCAAGGTGGCCGCTACTGA